In a single window of the Anaerocolumna cellulosilytica genome:
- a CDS encoding MarR family winged helix-turn-helix transcriptional regulator has protein sequence MNTNKEQLNKFLVQVFHDILRLEEAALAKGEFKNLSIHEMHVIEAVYDGNREGISSMTDIAARLMVTASTLTTSVKTLEQKGYLIRTKLTEDKRRVNVTTTDLGTRAYYSHKEFHETLIEQVATSLTPEEFTTLTSALSTLHNFFKQ, from the coding sequence ATGAATACGAATAAGGAACAGTTAAATAAGTTTTTGGTACAGGTATTTCATGATATTTTGCGACTGGAAGAAGCTGCTCTGGCTAAGGGAGAATTTAAAAATCTGTCCATTCACGAAATGCATGTAATTGAAGCTGTATATGATGGTAACCGGGAAGGCATATCCAGCATGACGGATATCGCCGCTCGGCTGATGGTAACTGCCAGTACACTGACTACTTCTGTTAAAACACTGGAACAAAAAGGATACTTGATACGAACTAAATTAACGGAGGATAAACGAAGAGTTAATGTTACCACTACCGATTTGGGTACAAGAGCCTACTATTCACATAAGGAATTTCATGAAACCTTAATTGAACAAGTAGCCACTTCATTGACACCGGAGGAATTTACGACCTTGACCAGTGCGTTAAGCACATTACACAATTTTTTCAAACAATAA
- the rhaB gene encoding rhamnulokinase, producing MQKYYLAVDIGASSGRHILGTLQDGKISLEEIYRFENGLVKKGENLCWELDRLFVEIKNGLKKCKELGKIPQSMGIDTWGVDFVLLNGNNQVLGNTVGYRDKRTTGMDTKVYETIAEEALYERTGIQKQIFNTIYQLMAVKTQHPEYMNEAESLLLVPEYFNFLLTGIKRAEYTNATTTQLVSPISKDWDYALIEKLGYKKEIFKQISLPGTALGNFLPELKEELGFDCEVVLPATHDTGSAVLSVPANDDDYLYISSGTWSLMGIERSEADSSKESKAANFTNEGGYDYRFRYLKNIMGLWMIQSVRHELEDKYSFAELCKLAVEADGFTSRVDVNADCFLSPENMTEAIKKYCSETNQKTPETVGELAACIYNSLALSYAETVQEIEAITGRTYSRIHIVGGGSNADYLNELTAKYTKKDVYAGPTEATAIGNILAQVLKAKEYDTLEAARTGVFNSFPIKKFKA from the coding sequence ATGCAAAAATATTATCTCGCTGTAGATATAGGTGCCTCCAGCGGCCGACATATTCTTGGAACTTTACAGGATGGTAAGATATCCTTAGAAGAAATATACCGTTTTGAAAATGGGTTAGTGAAAAAAGGTGAGAACCTATGCTGGGAACTGGACAGACTATTTGTAGAAATTAAAAACGGACTGAAAAAGTGTAAGGAACTTGGCAAAATACCTCAAAGCATGGGAATTGATACTTGGGGCGTTGATTTTGTTTTATTAAACGGCAATAACCAGGTTCTGGGCAATACTGTGGGCTATCGTGATAAACGTACAACAGGTATGGACACCAAAGTTTATGAGACTATAGCAGAAGAGGCACTGTATGAAAGAACGGGTATACAAAAGCAGATTTTTAATACTATTTATCAGCTCATGGCAGTAAAGACCCAGCATCCGGAATATATGAATGAAGCGGAAAGTTTACTACTGGTTCCAGAATACTTTAACTTCCTGTTAACCGGTATTAAGAGGGCTGAATATACCAATGCTACTACAACTCAGCTGGTAAGCCCTATATCAAAAGATTGGGACTATGCATTAATAGAAAAACTTGGCTACAAAAAGGAAATATTCAAGCAAATTTCACTTCCCGGAACAGCACTTGGTAATTTTCTGCCTGAGCTAAAAGAAGAGCTTGGTTTTGACTGTGAAGTCGTACTTCCTGCTACACACGATACCGGTTCAGCCGTATTATCTGTACCGGCTAACGATGATGATTATCTGTATATCAGTTCTGGTACCTGGTCCTTAATGGGAATTGAACGAAGCGAAGCGGATTCCAGTAAAGAAAGCAAAGCCGCTAATTTTACAAATGAAGGTGGTTATGATTATCGTTTCCGTTATTTAAAAAATATTATGGGATTGTGGATGATTCAGTCGGTCAGACACGAACTAGAAGATAAGTATTCCTTCGCCGAGTTGTGCAAATTAGCAGTGGAGGCAGACGGTTTTACCTCAAGAGTTGATGTAAATGCAGATTGTTTTTTATCTCCTGAAAATATGACTGAGGCCATCAAGAAATACTGTAGTGAGACAAACCAAAAAACACCTGAAACAGTAGGAGAGCTGGCAGCCTGTATTTATAACAGCCTTGCTTTAAGCTATGCAGAAACCGTACAGGAGATTGAAGCTATAACAGGCAGAACGTATTCCAGAATTCATATTGTGGGCGGTGGCTCTAATGCTGATTACTTAAATGAATTAACAGCTAAATATACTAAAAAGGATGTCTACGCCGGACCTACAGAAGCAACTGCTATTGGAAATATTCTGGCGCAGGTGTTAAAGGCAAAAGAATATGATACTCTGGAAGCAGCAAGAACCGGAGTCTTTAATTCCTTTCCTATCAAAAAATTCAAGGCATAA
- a CDS encoding fructose-1,6-bisphosphatase: MDIKYLQLLAKEYPNVETVASEIINLNAITCLPKGTELFFSDIHGEYEAFLYQLRSASGEIKNKIDQEFCKTVTEQERIQLSRLICYPEQVLSEVTFSKVQLREWKKITIYRLVHMCKTVSSKYTRSKVRKKMPKDFAYIFDEFLNVTDDMNQEYYYAKIIDTILDIQMEDNFIIAICELIRKLSVDRLHIIGDIYDRGPRPDIIMEELHNYQDVDIQWGNHDISWMGAAAGNRALMANVIRMAISYNNFDVLEDGYGINLRALSNFAAETYKEDDCKQFMPHVHDRNQFDPVDFLLAAKMHKAITIIQLKLEGQLLNRHPEYSMEDRRLLEKINIEKNSVAIDGKEYPLIDCNFPTVNTESPLELSQEEQYLMDVLAHSFHNSRLLHKHIRFLYAKGSMYKKINGNLLYHGCIPMTEEGEFYPVSFGNKDYKGVELLDFLDVMVNKAYFHWDNTKEQEEARDFLWYLWCGSNSPLFGKSKLSMFENYFIKGSKGKTEIYNPYFRLIQQEEICKKILKEFDLDENTSHIINGHVPVRLKEGESPIKGNGRLFIIDGGLSKAYQPKTGIAGYTLIYSSRHLSLAEHKPFCPEKEDHLIGCAPALKVVETMPTRILVGDTDNGTIIRERIKELRILLNHYRDGIIKETKQK, encoded by the coding sequence ATGGACATAAAGTACCTGCAACTTTTGGCTAAAGAATATCCAAATGTCGAAACTGTTGCCAGTGAAATCATTAACTTAAACGCAATTACATGCCTTCCCAAGGGGACAGAGCTCTTTTTCAGTGACATTCATGGAGAATACGAGGCTTTTTTATACCAACTGCGCAGTGCCTCCGGAGAGATAAAAAATAAGATTGACCAGGAATTTTGTAAAACAGTCACAGAGCAAGAGCGAATACAGCTTTCTAGACTTATCTGCTACCCGGAGCAGGTTCTTTCCGAAGTAACATTTAGCAAAGTGCAGCTTAGAGAGTGGAAAAAAATCACTATATACCGCCTGGTACATATGTGCAAAACCGTATCCTCAAAATATACTCGCTCAAAAGTCAGAAAAAAAATGCCCAAAGACTTTGCGTACATATTTGATGAATTCCTCAATGTAACAGATGACATGAATCAAGAATATTATTATGCTAAAATTATAGATACAATACTAGATATTCAGATGGAGGATAATTTTATTATCGCTATCTGTGAATTGATCCGAAAGCTTAGCGTTGACAGGCTGCATATTATCGGCGATATTTATGACAGGGGACCAAGACCTGACATTATAATGGAGGAGCTGCACAATTATCAGGATGTTGATATACAATGGGGGAATCATGATATCTCTTGGATGGGAGCGGCCGCAGGCAACAGAGCCTTAATGGCAAATGTAATACGGATGGCAATCAGTTACAATAATTTTGATGTGCTAGAGGATGGTTACGGAATAAATTTAAGGGCTTTATCTAACTTCGCCGCTGAAACGTATAAAGAGGATGACTGCAAACAATTTATGCCCCATGTTCATGACCGTAATCAATTCGATCCTGTTGATTTTTTACTTGCTGCTAAAATGCACAAAGCAATTACTATAATACAGCTGAAATTAGAAGGTCAGTTGCTGAACCGCCATCCTGAATATAGCATGGAAGACAGAAGGTTATTAGAAAAGATTAACATTGAGAAAAATTCAGTCGCCATTGACGGAAAAGAATACCCTTTAATTGATTGTAATTTTCCTACCGTAAATACAGAATCTCCTCTGGAGTTATCACAGGAAGAGCAGTATTTAATGGATGTTTTGGCACATTCTTTTCATAACAGCAGACTTCTTCATAAACATATCCGCTTTCTGTATGCAAAAGGCTCTATGTATAAAAAAATCAATGGAAATCTGCTTTATCATGGTTGTATTCCAATGACGGAAGAAGGGGAATTTTATCCAGTTTCTTTTGGAAATAAGGACTATAAAGGAGTAGAATTGCTGGATTTTTTAGATGTCATGGTTAATAAAGCATATTTTCATTGGGATAATACCAAAGAGCAGGAGGAAGCAAGAGACTTTTTGTGGTATTTATGGTGCGGCAGCAATTCACCTTTATTTGGTAAGAGTAAGTTATCCATGTTTGAGAATTACTTCATTAAGGGAAGCAAGGGAAAGACAGAGATTTATAATCCTTACTTCCGATTAATTCAACAGGAAGAGATATGTAAAAAAATACTAAAAGAGTTTGATTTGGACGAAAACACCTCCCATATCATAAATGGTCATGTACCTGTTAGGCTAAAAGAAGGTGAGTCCCCTATAAAAGGCAATGGTAGGCTTTTTATCATAGACGGGGGGCTTTCTAAGGCGTATCAGCCAAAAACCGGTATTGCAGGTTATACCTTAATCTATAGCTCCAGGCATCTAAGTCTTGCCGAGCATAAGCCCTTCTGTCCTGAAAAAGAAGACCATCTGATTGGTTGTGCTCCTGCTCTTAAAGTTGTGGAAACAATGCCTACTCGCATATTAGTTGGTGATACTGATAACGGAACAATCATAAGGGAAAGAATAAAAGAATTAAGAATACTTCTAAACCATTACAGAGACGGTATAATAAAAGAGACCAAACAAAAGTAA
- a CDS encoding DegV family protein, with the protein MGIKIITDSTSDLSQQQANELNVTILPLKVIFPDGEYSDGIDLSPDEFYQKLAQSATLPTTSQLTPEQFLPHFEAAKSANDDVLVITVSSKLSGTYQSAVIAKDMAEYDNIYIIDSTTVTIGLQILVRKATDLIKKGLDIKALVDALEQAKQRIRLFALVESLEYLKKGGRLTGVSALAGTILNIKPIIEVKDGLVGVAAKARGMSGAYNKLVALTEQSGPIDYEDYICTGYSKTKTNMETFLTYANKSLKLSDALESPIGIVVGTHAGPGVCGIAYFQKG; encoded by the coding sequence ATGGGAATAAAAATTATAACCGATTCTACGTCAGATCTTAGCCAGCAGCAGGCGAATGAATTAAATGTAACAATATTGCCTTTAAAGGTAATATTTCCAGATGGGGAGTATTCTGATGGTATTGATTTGTCACCGGATGAATTTTATCAGAAATTAGCACAGTCAGCAACTCTGCCTACTACCAGTCAGCTTACGCCGGAACAATTCCTTCCTCATTTTGAAGCGGCAAAGTCAGCCAATGACGATGTTTTGGTAATTACTGTGTCTTCTAAATTAAGCGGAACTTACCAGAGTGCTGTAATTGCCAAAGATATGGCAGAATATGATAATATTTATATTATTGATAGTACTACTGTTACTATAGGTCTTCAGATACTGGTAAGGAAAGCAACAGACTTAATTAAGAAAGGGTTAGACATCAAAGCCCTAGTCGATGCACTGGAGCAGGCAAAACAGAGAATCCGTTTGTTTGCACTGGTAGAAAGTCTGGAATATTTGAAAAAGGGCGGACGTTTAACGGGTGTTAGTGCTCTAGCTGGGACTATATTAAATATCAAGCCTATTATAGAAGTAAAGGACGGTCTGGTGGGAGTTGCTGCCAAAGCAAGAGGTATGTCAGGAGCTTATAATAAGTTAGTAGCGCTTACGGAGCAAAGTGGACCCATTGATTATGAGGATTACATTTGCACTGGCTATTCTAAGACCAAGACTAATATGGAAACCTTTTTAACATATGCCAATAAATCACTAAAGTTAAGTGATGCACTGGAAAGTCCGATTGGTATTGTAGTTGGTACCCACGCTGGTCCAGGAGTCTGTGGTATTGCTTACTTTCAGAAAGGTTAA